In Gadus chalcogrammus isolate NIFS_2021 chromosome 1, NIFS_Gcha_1.0, whole genome shotgun sequence, one DNA window encodes the following:
- the phlda3 gene encoding pleckstrin homology-like domain family A member 3, with the protein MSLPAKVIRDGLLEKRSSGLLQLWKKKRCVLTEDGLRLHKCRSAGSGSDAQTAAFGSKAKELRFERMATVDCVEYKRGLVYFTVVMAPGKEIDFRCPQEGTSWNAEIALALVRYKNLQAVQTGKNRHLSSSSSHIGDGEEL; encoded by the coding sequence ATGTCCCTTCCGGCCAAAGTGATCAGAGATGGACTTTTGGAGAAGCGCAGCAGCGGTCTGCTCCAGCTGTGGAAGAAGAAGCGCTGTGTGCTCACGGAGGACGGCTTGCGCCTGCACAAGTGTAGGAGCGCCGGCAGCGGCAGCGACGCGCAGACCGCTGCGTTCGGCTCCAAGGCTAAAGAGCTGCGCTTCGAGCGCATGGCCACCGTGGACTGCGTGGAGTACAAACGCGGGCTGGTGTACTTCACGGTCGTCATGGCCCCCGGAAAGGAGATTGACTTCAGGTGCCCCCAGGAGGGGACCTCTTGGAACGCGGAGATAGCGTTGGCGCTGGTGCGATACAAGAACCTCCAGGCAGTGCAGACCGGGAAGAACCGccacctgtcctcctcctcgtcccacaTAGGGGATGGCGAGGAGCTGTGA